One window of the Natrinema sp. CBA1119 genome contains the following:
- a CDS encoding sugar transferase: MQLKRTDGTLIVGTDPNQIEAAIQATTKPIVGYTYTSTHSSEDGRETQLSTDGGTEKTAPKLAKFERVGELSVLDEILKQSNVGTVVPALPQTDRAEFFGILEACHRHDVSVEILDEHNESVLVKEEQAVAAENRSNLVGINLQPWDLQNRVCKRLFDLVFAGLGLLCTLPLLIGIAIAVKVDSPGPVFYTQERTTQFGETFQVYKFRSMIPESESAVPGEDHDRITRFGRLLRKTHLDELPQLWAIIIGQMSVVGPRAAWTAEEQLLQDEIQTWQKRWFVKPGLTGLAQINNASSETPRAKLQYDLTYIKNQSLWFDSKIVVRQLWMVFVDVISLLTSKMSSRP, translated from the coding sequence TTGCAACTCAAACGAACCGACGGAACCCTTATCGTTGGAACCGATCCGAACCAGATCGAGGCCGCAATTCAGGCAACGACGAAGCCGATTGTCGGCTACACGTACACGTCAACACACTCGAGTGAAGACGGGCGTGAGACCCAACTCAGTACTGACGGAGGCACCGAGAAGACAGCCCCAAAATTAGCGAAATTCGAGCGGGTGGGCGAACTCTCGGTGTTAGACGAGATTCTCAAACAGTCGAACGTCGGCACAGTCGTTCCGGCCCTGCCCCAGACCGATCGTGCCGAGTTCTTCGGCATTCTCGAGGCGTGTCACCGACACGACGTTAGCGTCGAGATACTCGACGAACACAACGAAAGCGTTCTCGTCAAAGAAGAGCAGGCCGTCGCAGCCGAGAATCGCTCGAACCTCGTCGGCATCAACCTGCAACCGTGGGATCTACAGAACCGCGTGTGCAAGCGCCTGTTTGACCTGGTTTTCGCCGGTCTCGGACTCCTCTGTACACTGCCACTACTGATAGGGATTGCTATCGCCGTGAAGGTAGACAGCCCTGGACCCGTTTTCTATACCCAAGAGCGGACGACACAGTTCGGAGAGACGTTTCAGGTGTATAAATTCCGGAGTATGATCCCCGAAAGCGAATCGGCGGTACCCGGTGAAGATCACGATCGCATCACTCGATTTGGTCGGCTCCTTCGCAAAACGCACCTGGATGAACTCCCCCAGCTCTGGGCAATCATTATCGGTCAGATGAGCGTCGTCGGACCACGGGCAGCCTGGACTGCAGAGGAGCAACTGCTTCAAGACGAAATCCAGACGTGGCAGAAACGATGGTTCGTCAAACCGGGACTGACCGGACTCGCTCAGATTAACAACGCCTCGAGTGAAACTCCCCGAGCGAAATTGCAGTACGATCTCACGTATATCAAAAACCAATCACTCTGGTTCGATTCGAAGATCGTCGTTCGACAGCTTTGGATGGTATTCGTTGACGTGATATCGCTCCTCACGTCGAAGATGTCAAGTCGACCGTGA
- a CDS encoding undecaprenyl-diphosphate phosphatase: protein MDREFLIALIAGVFQGIFEWLPISSEGNVAVVLSVLGSSPETVVAFALFLHLGTALSATVYYRHDLWDLLTLLPVWRADTRFDGEQAVLTFLAIGTLVSGAVGITTYVLLIDLFSRLTGGVLVTLIGAFLVLTGGFQYVSQADPGGRRTTPDGVDAVLVGVAQGSAILPGVSRSGVTTGTLLLRGHDGTQSFRLSFLLSIPASVGGGLLAYSDSGLDISILAAAVALGAAAVVGYATIGTLLRIVDELPFWGVCIGLGMLAILSGLMIV, encoded by the coding sequence ATGGATCGAGAATTCCTCATCGCACTCATCGCCGGCGTTTTTCAGGGGATTTTCGAGTGGCTGCCGATCTCGAGTGAGGGAAACGTGGCGGTCGTCCTCTCGGTGCTAGGGAGTTCTCCCGAAACGGTGGTTGCGTTTGCATTGTTCCTTCACCTTGGCACTGCGCTCTCGGCGACGGTCTACTACCGTCACGATCTCTGGGACCTTCTTACGCTTCTTCCTGTCTGGCGGGCGGATACCCGCTTTGACGGCGAACAGGCGGTACTCACGTTTCTCGCCATTGGGACGCTCGTCTCCGGTGCCGTCGGTATCACGACCTACGTACTCCTCATCGATCTGTTCTCGAGGCTGACAGGTGGTGTACTCGTCACACTCATCGGTGCGTTCCTCGTCCTCACTGGTGGATTTCAGTACGTTTCGCAAGCAGATCCCGGTGGCAGACGGACGACACCGGACGGGGTCGACGCGGTACTGGTCGGCGTCGCACAAGGATCGGCCATTCTGCCGGGCGTATCCCGGTCGGGCGTAACCACCGGAACGCTCTTGCTCCGCGGGCACGACGGCACACAATCGTTCCGCCTTTCGTTTTTGCTTTCGATCCCGGCCTCTGTCGGTGGCGGCCTGCTCGCATACTCGGATTCCGGGCTTGACATCAGCATCCTCGCTGCGGCAGTTGCGCTCGGTGCCGCCGCCGTCGTCGGCTACGCAACTATCGGAACGCTACTTCGTATCGTCGACGAACTCCCGTTTTGGGGCGTCTGTATTGGCCTCGGGATGCTAGCGATACTCAGTGGACTCATGATCGTCTGA